Proteins from one Pristis pectinata isolate sPriPec2 chromosome 34, sPriPec2.1.pri, whole genome shotgun sequence genomic window:
- the LOC127586017 gene encoding zinc-binding protein A33-like isoform X2, whose translation MSEPLEECCQKRRVGDDQTLTVQDEDLTMEECAGPLPFPVWQEMFDDIHPVSVTLDVETANQRLEVSEDRKSVRRIRTRRDLPDTGKRFTVGVSVLGSEGFTSGRHYWEVEVAGNRRWSLGVAVESVERKKWVALKPATGVWTIGRGGDRLFVNGSSESRLPAGPIPGRVGVYLSYESGRISFYSADTKSHLHTFTGNNFTGKLYPFFWTWDENKWLRICSGSAPDLQRVGSQDWRQERGSGAVGQKPH comes from the exons atgtcagagccactg gAAGAATGCTGTCAGAAGAGGAG GGTTGGAGATGACCAGACACTTACAGTTCAGGATGAGGATCTAACGATGGAAGAATGTGCTGGGCCTTTACCTTTCCCAGTGTGGCAGGAAATGTTCGATGACATTCATCCTG TCTCTGTGACCCTGGATGTGGAAACGGCGAATCAGCGGCTTGAGGTGTCTGAGGATCGGAAGAGTGTCAGACGGATCCGGACCCGGAGGGACCTCCCCGACACCGGGAAGAGGTTCACAGTTGGGGTTAGTGTGCTGGGATCGGAGGGATTCACATCGGGGAGACATTACTGGGAAGTGGAGGTGGCGGGGAATCGTCGCTGGAGTCTGGGAGTTGCTGTGgagtctgtggagaggaagaagTGGGTCGCACTGAAACCAGCGACTGGAGTCTGGACCATTGGGCGGGGTGGTGATAGGCTTTTTGTAAATGGCTCCTCTGAATCCCGCCTCCCTGCTGGTCCCATCCCCGGGAGGGTGGGAGTTTATCTCAGTTATGAGTCCGGGAGAATTTCATTTTACAGCGCAGACACCaagtcccatctccacaccttcactgGAAATAATTTCACGGGGAAACTTTATCCTTTCTTCTGGACTTGGGATGAAAACAAGTGGCTGAGAATCTGCTCCGGTTCTGCTCCGGATCTGCAGAGGGTTGGGTCCCAGGACTGGCGTCAGGAGCGGGGCTCAGGGGCTGTGGGGCAGAAACCCCATTGA
- the LOC127586017 gene encoding zinc-binding protein A33-like isoform X1, whose product MERNLREIQKNLTSIEEEHSMLQKQMEQRDGVIFLKEECCQKRRVGDDQTLTVQDEDLTMEECAGPLPFPVWQEMFDDIHPVSVTLDVETANQRLEVSEDRKSVRRIRTRRDLPDTGKRFTVGVSVLGSEGFTSGRHYWEVEVAGNRRWSLGVAVESVERKKWVALKPATGVWTIGRGGDRLFVNGSSESRLPAGPIPGRVGVYLSYESGRISFYSADTKSHLHTFTGNNFTGKLYPFFWTWDENKWLRICSGSAPDLQRVGSQDWRQERGSGAVGQKPH is encoded by the exons ATGGAGAGAAATCTTCGGGAGATTCAGAAGAATTTAACTTCCATTGAGGAGGAACACTCAATGTTGCAGAAACAGATGGAGCAGAGAGATGGAGTGATATTTCTGAAG gAAGAATGCTGTCAGAAGAGGAG GGTTGGAGATGACCAGACACTTACAGTTCAGGATGAGGATCTAACGATGGAAGAATGTGCTGGGCCTTTACCTTTCCCAGTGTGGCAGGAAATGTTCGATGACATTCATCCTG TCTCTGTGACCCTGGATGTGGAAACGGCGAATCAGCGGCTTGAGGTGTCTGAGGATCGGAAGAGTGTCAGACGGATCCGGACCCGGAGGGACCTCCCCGACACCGGGAAGAGGTTCACAGTTGGGGTTAGTGTGCTGGGATCGGAGGGATTCACATCGGGGAGACATTACTGGGAAGTGGAGGTGGCGGGGAATCGTCGCTGGAGTCTGGGAGTTGCTGTGgagtctgtggagaggaagaagTGGGTCGCACTGAAACCAGCGACTGGAGTCTGGACCATTGGGCGGGGTGGTGATAGGCTTTTTGTAAATGGCTCCTCTGAATCCCGCCTCCCTGCTGGTCCCATCCCCGGGAGGGTGGGAGTTTATCTCAGTTATGAGTCCGGGAGAATTTCATTTTACAGCGCAGACACCaagtcccatctccacaccttcactgGAAATAATTTCACGGGGAAACTTTATCCTTTCTTCTGGACTTGGGATGAAAACAAGTGGCTGAGAATCTGCTCCGGTTCTGCTCCGGATCTGCAGAGGGTTGGGTCCCAGGACTGGCGTCAGGAGCGGGGCTCAGGGGCTGTGGGGCAGAAACCCCATTGA